AGCCTTCGCAAAGGTCGTTGGCGCGCCTCTGCCCCCGGGCGAACTCACGAAAGAACAAGCCGAGGTATTCAAAGTTTGGAACGCGGGCGGACCGCTCGACATCCCGCTCGCCGATGCGGACAAGCTCCAGAACCGCCTCGATCGCGACGCGCTGGCCGCGATCCGCAAGAAGATCGATGCGTTCAAGGCCGGGAACCCGCACGCCCCGCCTCGCGCTCACGTTCTGAAGGAGAACCCGCAGCCCACGCAGCCCGTTGTGTTCCTTCGGGGGAACCCGGGGAACCGCGGTCCCCAAGTGCCGCGCCAGGCGCCCGAAATCGTGACCGGTGTGAACCGCAAACCGTTCACGCAGGGGAGCGGCCGGCTCGAACTCGCGAAGACCATCGCCAGCCCCGAGAACCCGCTCACCGCGCGCGTGATGGTGAACCGCGTGTGGCTCGGGCACTTCGGACAGGGCCTCGTGCGCACGCCGTCCGACTTCGGCGTGCGGTCCGACCCGCCGGTCCAACCGGAACTGCTCGACTGGCTTGCTAGCGGGTTCACAAAAGACAGTTGGAGCGTGAAGCGGCTCCACAAGCGGATCATGCTCTCGTCCACGTACCAGCAGTCGAGCGCGGTATCGGGCGATCTGTACAAGCTCGACCCCGAAAACCGCCTGCTCTCACACCAGAACCGGCGCCGGCTCGACTTCGAGGGCCTGCGCGACTCGCTGGTCGCGGCATCCGGTCGGCTCGATCTCGCGCAAGGCGGGAAGCCGATCGATCTGTTCAAGGCGCCGTTCTCGACGCGCCGCACCGTGTACGGCCTGATCGACCGCACGAACATGCCGGGCACGTTCCGCGCGTTCGACTTCGCCAGCCCGGACACCCACAGCCCGCAACGGTTCCAGACCACCGTTCCGCAACAGGCGCTGTTCCTGCTCAACAGCCCGTTCGTGCAAGAACAGGCGAAGTCGCTCGCGACACGCAAAGAGATCGCCGACGCGAAGACGCCACAGGAAAAAGTGAAGGCGCTGTACCGCGTCGCGCTGAGTCGTAACCCGACGACCGAAGAAGTTGCACTCGCGCTCGAATTCGTGACCGGCGACGACGCCAAGAGCGCGTTCGGGAGCTGGCCGCAACTCGCCCAAGTGCTGCTCTTGAGTAACGAGTTCGCGTTCGTGGATTAAGGCGAACGGCCGGCGTGAGCCGGCTGGTGCTCTACCACCCATAAACCACCCAATTTGCGCCGTGCACCTACTGCGGCGCTCGGACCGACCCTCCCAACCAGCCGGCTCACGCCGGCCGTTCGCCCGGAGATGTGACCATGTTCCCGTCCGCAATGTCCCGTCGCGAACTGCTGACCCGGGCCGGGGTCGGTATGGGGTTGCTCGGTCTCACGCAGCTCATGGGCGACGCCGGGTTCCTCGCGTCACACGCGAATGCGGCCGACGGACTCAATCCGCTGGCGCCGAAGAAACCGCCGTTCCCCGCGAAGGCGAAGCGCGTCATCCACATCTTCGCCAACGGCGGGCCGTCGCAGGTCGACACCTTCGACCCGAAGCCCGCGCTGGACAAGTACGCGGGCAAGACCCTGCCCACCACGAACCTGCGGACCGAGCGCCGAACGGGTGCCGCGTTCCCGTCGCCGTTCAAGTTCCAGAAGTACGGCAAGAGCGGACTCGAAATTAGCGAGATCTTCGCAAACACTGCGAAGCACGCCGACGACATCTGCGTCATCCGCTCGATGCACGCGGACGTGCCGAACCACGAGCCGTCGTTCCTCCTGATGAACTGCGGCGAGCCGCGGCAGATCCGGCCCAGCATGGGTTCGTGGGTCACCTACGGTCTCGGGACCGAGAACCAGAACCTGCCGGGTTTCGTCGCAATGTGCCCGAACGGGTACCCGCTCCAAGAAAACCAGAACTGGCAGTCCGGGTTCCTCCCCGGCGTGTTCCAGGGCACCTACGTCGATTCCAAGCACACCGACGTGGAGAAGCTCGTCGAGTACGTGAAGAACAAGGTGACCTCGAAGACCGACCAGCGGAAGCAGCTCGACCTGCTCGCGCGGCTCAACGGGATGCACCAGTCCGCGCGCCCCAACGACCCGCAACTCGAAGCACGCATTCAGTCGTTCGAGCTGGCCGCGCGCATGCAGACCGAAGCGGGCGAGGCGTTCGATGTCACCAAAGAACCCAAGCACGTCCTCGAAGCCTACGGCCCCGGGGAGCAGGCCCGCAGCCTGCTACTCGCCCGGCGCCTCATCGAGCGCGGGGTGCGGTTCGTGCAGGTGAGCCACGGGCCGGTGCAGCCGTGGGACAGCCACGACGACCTGGAAAAAGAGCACCGCCGACTCGCGGGCCAAGTCGATAAGGCCATTGCCGCGCTCATCTCCGATCTCAAGCGTCTCGGGCTGTTCGAGGAAACGCTCATCCTGTGGGGCGGCGAGTTCGGGCGCACGCCGGTGGTAGAACTACCCACGCCGGGGTCGAACCAGGGCAAAGTCAACGGCCGCGACCACAACCACTGGGGCTTCTCGGTGTGGCTGGCCGGCGGCGGCGTGAAGGGCGGACAGGCGATCGGCGCGACCGACGAGTTCGGCTTCAAGGCCGTGGAGAAGCCGATTCACGTTCACGACCTGCACGCGACCATGCTCCACCTGCTCGGGTTCGATCACGAGAAGTTCACCTACCGCTACGCCGGGCGCGATTTCCGCCTCACCGACGTTCACGGCAAGGTGGTGAAGGAAGTGTTGGCCTGAGCTCTGAAACCTGAGACCGCGGGCGCCTCGCCCGCTACTCCACATCTCCGATCGTGTTGCGTGTGTTCGAGGCTCATTTGTGGGCCTCGAACACACGCAACAGCGTTTTGTGCTTTGTTAGATCGGGCAGCCTCGCTACACGATTCGCGGGCCCCAGCACCATCTGGAGCACACTTCGATCTGGGAGTGGCGGGCGGGGCGCCCGCGATCCAGGGGAAAGCATCACACAGCCTTACCCACGGTCCCGTTCAGCTCCGTCATCGGGCCGAACGCGACCACCGTGGTCCGGTCGATCGGGTAGGCGTCCAGGTACGCGCGGATGTCCTTCTGCGTAACCGCGTCGAAGTTCGCCAGTTCGGTGTCCACGTCGCGGTATTCGCCCGTGTACGTCCACATGGACGCGATCGCCATCATCCGCCCCATCGGGCGCTCGCTCCGGCGCACCACGCGCGACAGGATCTTGTTCTTCGCCTGTTGCAGTTCCGCGTCGGTGATGCCGTCGCGCTGAACGTCCTTCAGGATCTTCTCGATGCGGGCGAGGTTCTCGGCCGTGTTGTCCGGCTCGCACGTCAGCGACACGAAGATCGCGCCGCTCCCGTCGTTCTCGGCGTACCCGAAGTCGGCCGACTCCGCGTGCCCCGGGTCGACGAGTTCCCAGTACAACCGGCTCCCGCTGTAGTCGCCCACGGCCAGCGCCACCGTGTCGGCCGCGTAGCGCATCTTCGAGTCGGCCGGCGGGCCGTTGCCGACGAACAGTGCGTACTCCTGCTGGACCTTCTCGCGCGTCAGCACGTGAAGCCCACCGGGTGCGTCGGTCCACTCGGTGCGGTTCTCACGCCCCACGATATCCGTGTTCCACGTCGAGCACGCATCCGAGATCAGTTTGACGAACTCGTCCCAATCGAAGTTCCCGGCCGCGGATGCAACGATGTTGTTCGCCGCGTACCGACGCGAGAAGTAAGCGTACATCTGGTCGCGCGTGAGTGCGCCGACGCTCTCCAGCGTGCCCAGGACCGAGTTCCCGAGCGGGTGCGACTTGTAGTAGATGCGCCGGGCGTGATCGGACATCACCGAGTCCGGCTGGTCGTCGTACAGTTTGATCTCTTCGAGAATCACCTTCTTCTCGGTGTCGAAGTCGTCCTGGCGCAAGCTCGGGCGCAGCATGTCCGCGAGCACGTCCACCACTTTCGGCAGGTACTCGGGCAGCACCGCGGCGTAGTAAACGGTGTTCTCCTCGCTGGTCGAGGCGTTGTTGTTGGCCCCGATCCGGTCGAAGTCGAGGTTCACCTGCTCCGCGGTCCGGCGCGCGGTGCCCTTGAACATCATGTGTTCGAGGAAGTGCGACACGCCGGCCTCGGCCGGGGTTTCGTCCCGGGCGCCCGTGCGAACAAAGAACCCGACCGCAACGGACCGCGCCGAGGGGCTGGTTTCGCCGATGATCTGCAACCCGTTCGGGAGGCGGTGCGAGTGAAAGGGCATAGCGACCCTGCGGGGTAAACTCGAATGGGACTAAATCCGAAACTCGAAACGACACCGAACCGCGAAGCACAACCACCCTTGAGGGCCTTACCAGGAACCCGAAACGCTATCAGGTTTCGGGTTTCGTGCTTCGCGTTTCGGATTTACTTCACATCTCAGGCGTACCCGCGGAAGAAGTACACCCACGAAAGCACCGCGGCCAACCACGTGAGCACGCCGCCCAGGTACAGGAACACGATGGGCGCGGTCACTTCGTCGGCTTCGGCCACTACGGACTGAGTTCGGTCGGTCGTCATCACGGTCTCACGCAGAAATAGTTAACGGGTTCTTACCAAGGGTCACGAGAGCCACGTCACGGACCGGGTGGCGCTCCAGGTGGGCCATTACCGCGGCCGGGGTCAGCGCGTCGATGGCACCTTGGATCTCATCAAATGAGCGCACCCGGCCGAGGAAGTACCAGTCGCCCGCGATGCTGCTCGCCCGGGCACCGGTGGACTCCTCTGCCATAATCAGCGACGATTTCAATCCGGCCTTCACGCGATCGATCTCGTCCACGGTCACGCCGGCTTTGAGCTTACGCAGTTCGGAGAGCGTCACGTCGAGCGTCTCTTGGGCGCGGTCCGGTCCGGTACCCGCGTAGCCGATCATCGAGCCGCGATCGCGGAACGATTCGTGCCGCACGCCGACGGAGTAGCACAGCCCGCGCTTCTCGCGCACTTCTGTAAAGAGTCGCGCGCTCATGCCGCCGGAAAGCACCCCCTCCGCAGCGCGAGCCGCGAAGTAATCGGCGTGCCCGATCGGTACGCTCGGGTACGCGAACGCGATCTGCGTTTGGGCCGAATCTTTGAAGAGATGCTCAGACTTCGGTTGGTGCGACTGGGGAACCACGTCCGGCACGTTACCGGGCTCCCACGCGCCGAACAGCTTCTCGATGCGGGCCTTCAGCGCGCCCCACTCGATGTTGCCCGCCACCGCGATGATCGCCTTGTTCGGCCGCACGAACTTCTGATAGTGCGCCCGGACCGCGTCGATGGTGAGGCCCTCAATGTCTTCGGATCGCCCGCGCCGGTCCTTGTTAAGCGGCGCGGGGTAGTAGCGCCGATGCAACTCGACCATCACCTTGCCTTGCGGCGAATCTTCGAGGCTCTCGATGTCCTGAATCGAGAGCGCCTGCACCGGTTCGAGTTCTTCTTCGGGCAGCCGCGGTTTGAGAATGATGTCAGCGTAGATGTCGAGGAGCGGCAGGAGGTTGCGAGCGAGCGCGGAACCGCCCAACCGCATGTTCACGATGCCCGCGCTCTCGCTCCGGTCGACACCAAGGTTATCGAGCGCGAGGGACAGTTCGCGACTATCCCGGTCGCCGGCGCCGCGCGTGAGCATCTCGGCCAACACAGTCGCGATCCCGAACTGACCGTCCGGGTCGAACGCGGACCCCGCGGGGATCAGGAAGTTAACCGCCACCGAGCGCACGTGGTCCATGCGCTCCGCCAGCAGCACCAGTCCGTTGGGCAAAGTGTGCTGGTGTACCTGTTGTCCCACGGATTCGTTCCTGTTGGAAGCGCCGACCCGGGCGCGATACTTCGGGCACGGAATGCTCGTCCCCATTCTACGAACGGGGGTGTCACAACCCAACGCCGACCGTGTCCGGGTGCGGCAATTCGACGGCCCGGTAGAGCGTTTTACACGACCGGAACCCGAGCGCGCGGTACGTGTGGACGGCTGGACCGTTGGTCGCGGTCACTTCGAGGAACGCCCGGCGTACCCCGACCGTCAGAAACCCTTTCAGTGCCTGCAATAAGAGCGCGCGGCCCAATCTCAATCCGCGGTACTCCGGCACCACACCCAGGTTCTGAATCCCGCCGAAGCGGTTTTCATCGAACAGTCCTTGTACGGTACCAGCCAAGCCGTCGGGACCGGAGAGCAACCACGTCGCCTGCGGGCAGAACTCCGGGCGGTACCGGATCGCGGCCATCAGATCACGGCACCCCGTCCGCGAACCGAGGCTCGGAAACACGAGCGCGTCCGTTTCGTTCCGAAAACACGCGAATTTCACCTCTGCGTGGCGGTCCAAAAGCGAATCGTCCCAGGCAATCCATGAAAACCCGGTCGGCAGTTCGATTTGTGGGAGCAGGTGCCCCAGCCCTAGCTCCATCCGATGTCGCTTGAAGTATTTAACGTTCGCCATCACTCAGCTCCACAGCTGCACGCATCGTACCAGCGGGAGAGGCGCGACACAACGGGCGCGAGCAAGCTGCGTCTCACACATGCATGTGGTTGTAGCCGGAACCAGCGCTCAGGCTAACAATGACTAACCTTTTGGCTCTGGACAAGCCACCATCTCGACACAAATTACACGTAGTCAAAGACTTGCCGCCAAAATAACGTGAGAAAAGGCTGCAAAAAATGCTAACAACGGCTAACACAAGCTCCAATTTCTGCCCGCCAAACCACCCGGAAAACCCACCCACAAGAGTGACGACAGCCGAACATGGTGAGGAAAGCCACTCTCGCACCTGCGCCCTGCAAAGGCAGGTTCGCGGTACATCAACTCCGCCACCGGCAATCAGCCACGTCACAAACTAAACAACATCCAAATTATACCACTGTGAACAAAAGAATACAATCAATTTTTCCACCTAATTCCGCGTTTCACAGCAGTCCTCAAGTAGCGCCGGCTGTGCATCGCGCACCCAACAGTACAAAATTGCGCACTCGGTGGCGCAAAATGGAACAGCATTTCGACACCAATCGATCTTTCATTTACCAGACCATCAAATCCGCGAGCTTCTCTCGTCACCCGAAAGCATCCATCTCGCCAGCGCCACAACGCAATTTGTGCCCGATTCAGTACGAGATTTCATTCACACCTGAATGCCCCACGAGCTGCGCTCCAGAGATGAGAAATTTGCCTCATTGCGGCCGACGGTTTGCTCTAATTTTGCGGGTTCAAAACTGCAACCAACAGCGACGTTCGATGTGTGAGCCTGCCGCACGGCAGATTCAAGGAGACTGCGAATGGGGTCCAATCTCTGTAGTGACGACCTACACGATTGGTTCGTGGTGAGGTTCCTGACGCTCCCTTCGGCAACGCTCGCCGACGCAATTCGCGACCTTGATGAACTGGACGACGACGAAAAACAAAACCTGAATCAGCACATGATCTTCCCGTTCGGAGCGGACGACATCCGGTCCGAGCTGACACAGCTCATCGCGATTCACGGCGAATACACGCGCGTGAACGAGTTCGACAGCCACTTGCCGGCCGGGTACTGAGAAGCAGAACCCGTCGCCCTCGCCCGTCTCTTCGGATCAGCACCTCAACGCCCCTCCTGCGAAAAGCAAAAAAGAGCCGCGGATAACGCAGATTACGCGGATCAAACAACAGAGCACGTTTTGTAGACCCGCAAGGGCCGAGTGCCGCGCGCTCTGACCCAACGAGCCGCGACCGCGAGGGAGCGGGGCAGCGGCATCCCGTGTTGGACGCGAGCACCCAAAACTGCAAGTGCCCCGCGGCCCGTTACGCTTTTACGCGGTGGTGCGGAAAAAACTTGTCCTGCGGGCTCATCGAGCGGACATTACTTCACATCAGGGACGATTCCCCGCTGAAAGGCCACGAATGGCTGCACTCCTCCCGATCCTCCGGCGCGCCGAGCGTGCCGAAGCCCCCGTCTCCGATGCCGAGCTACTCGACCGCTTCGGGCGCGCACGCGACGAATCTGCGTTCACAGAGCTAGTGCGGCGCCACGGGCCGGTGGTGTATCGGATCTGTCGGCGCCTGGTCGGTTCCGCGGGCGCGGATGATGCGTTCCAGGCCACGTTCCTGGTTCTCGCCACCAAACTGCGTGCGGCGCGAGCCTCGAACGCGCTGGGCGGTTGGCTGGCCGGGGTCGCGGGTCGCGTCGCCCGGCAGATGCAACCGGGCGCCGGGCGCGTTACGAAACCGCCGCGGCTGAACGGCAGCGCACAGAGTGGGAAGACCGGTCCGTTGATTTCGCGGATCAGTTCCGGGCGCTCGACGAAGAACTGACGCGGCTTCCGGACGCACTTCGCGGTCCCGTCGTTTTATGCCTGCTTCAGGGATACACGCAGGAACAAGCCGCGGCCGAATTGGGGCGCGACGCGCGGACTCTGCGTCGGCGCCTGGATCGGGCGAAATCGGTGCTGCGTAGCCGACTGGAGCGGCGCGGGGTGGTACCCGCAGTGGCCGGCGCACTGGTGCTCGGGGCGGGTGAAGTGGCCGCGGTAGTTCCGCACGGATTGGACCGGCGCACGGTCGCGCTGGTGTTCGACTTCCTGACCGGGGGACCGGCGCCAGCCGCCGCAATCCCGGTCGCCCTCGCGAAAGGATTGGCGATGACCACGTTCGCACGGAAGCTCATGCTCGGGGCCGTTACTGGCGCCCTCGGGCTGGTCGGGCTCGGCGCGGTGCTGGCCGACGGTGGACCGCCCGCCCCAGCGCCCGCGGCCCTCCCAGCGCCTGCACACGCGCCGATTGCTCCTCCCGTGGTGACGAGCGCGCAGTCGGTGTTCGATTGGGCAGGCGACGAGGGCGCGGCAAAGAAAAT
This region of Gemmata massiliana genomic DNA includes:
- a CDS encoding GNAT family N-acetyltransferase gives rise to the protein MANVKYFKRHRMELGLGHLLPQIELPTGFSWIAWDDSLLDRHAEVKFACFRNETDALVFPSLGSRTGCRDLMAAIRYRPEFCPQATWLLSGPDGLAGTVQGLFDENRFGGIQNLGVVPEYRGLRLGRALLLQALKGFLTVGVRRAFLEVTATNGPAVHTYRALGFRSCKTLYRAVELPHPDTVGVGL
- a CDS encoding M16 family metallopeptidase gives rise to the protein MPFHSHRLPNGLQIIGETSPSARSVAVGFFVRTGARDETPAEAGVSHFLEHMMFKGTARRTAEQVNLDFDRIGANNNASTSEENTVYYAAVLPEYLPKVVDVLADMLRPSLRQDDFDTEKKVILEEIKLYDDQPDSVMSDHARRIYYKSHPLGNSVLGTLESVGALTRDQMYAYFSRRYAANNIVASAAGNFDWDEFVKLISDACSTWNTDIVGRENRTEWTDAPGGLHVLTREKVQQEYALFVGNGPPADSKMRYAADTVALAVGDYSGSRLYWELVDPGHAESADFGYAENDGSGAIFVSLTCEPDNTAENLARIEKILKDVQRDGITDAELQQAKNKILSRVVRRSERPMGRMMAIASMWTYTGEYRDVDTELANFDAVTQKDIRAYLDAYPIDRTTVVAFGPMTELNGTVGKAV
- a CDS encoding RNA polymerase sigma factor; amino-acid sequence: MAALLPILRRAERAEAPVSDAELLDRFGRARDESAFTELVRRHGPVVYRICRRLVGSAGADDAFQATFLVLATKLRAARASNALGGWLAGVAGRVARQMQPGAGRVTKPPRLNGSAQSGKTGPLISRISSGRSTKN
- a CDS encoding DUF1501 domain-containing protein, with translation MFPSAMSRRELLTRAGVGMGLLGLTQLMGDAGFLASHANAADGLNPLAPKKPPFPAKAKRVIHIFANGGPSQVDTFDPKPALDKYAGKTLPTTNLRTERRTGAAFPSPFKFQKYGKSGLEISEIFANTAKHADDICVIRSMHADVPNHEPSFLLMNCGEPRQIRPSMGSWVTYGLGTENQNLPGFVAMCPNGYPLQENQNWQSGFLPGVFQGTYVDSKHTDVEKLVEYVKNKVTSKTDQRKQLDLLARLNGMHQSARPNDPQLEARIQSFELAARMQTEAGEAFDVTKEPKHVLEAYGPGEQARSLLLARRLIERGVRFVQVSHGPVQPWDSHDDLEKEHRRLAGQVDKAIAALISDLKRLGLFEETLILWGGEFGRTPVVELPTPGSNQGKVNGRDHNHWGFSVWLAGGGVKGGQAIGATDEFGFKAVEKPIHVHDLHATMLHLLGFDHEKFTYRYAGRDFRLTDVHGKVVKEVLA
- a CDS encoding M16 family metallopeptidase — protein: MGQQVHQHTLPNGLVLLAERMDHVRSVAVNFLIPAGSAFDPDGQFGIATVLAEMLTRGAGDRDSRELSLALDNLGVDRSESAGIVNMRLGGSALARNLLPLLDIYADIILKPRLPEEELEPVQALSIQDIESLEDSPQGKVMVELHRRYYPAPLNKDRRGRSEDIEGLTIDAVRAHYQKFVRPNKAIIAVAGNIEWGALKARIEKLFGAWEPGNVPDVVPQSHQPKSEHLFKDSAQTQIAFAYPSVPIGHADYFAARAAEGVLSGGMSARLFTEVREKRGLCYSVGVRHESFRDRGSMIGYAGTGPDRAQETLDVTLSELRKLKAGVTVDEIDRVKAGLKSSLIMAEESTGARASSIAGDWYFLGRVRSFDEIQGAIDALTPAAVMAHLERHPVRDVALVTLGKNPLTISA